In the genome of Doryrhamphus excisus isolate RoL2022-K1 chromosome 11, RoL_Dexc_1.0, whole genome shotgun sequence, one region contains:
- the ubash3ba gene encoding ubiquitin-associated and SH3 domain-containing protein B: MAAKEELYAKVTPRRQRQNRAGTVKHGSTLDVLLSMGFPKTRALKALVSTGGKNVQAACDWLFSHVDDPFLDDPLPREYVLYLRPSGPLLQQLSHFWQQSRLSCGKNKAHNIFPHITLCQFFMCADGKVEALSDALQSTVTKWKGRIPMPLPLELYTSSTFIGLFVEEQVAEVLKSFAADFASEAEMKADVHVEPHKKQLHVTLAYHFQGSHLPVLEKLAKNVDVSSGCDWLVVLFSRDIRFANHETLQVMYPYVPQNDDELELVPGDFIFMSPMEQSSASEGWVYGTSLGTGLSGLLPENYVSRADESDTWVVHGSHSILNYTAPSNSGSTLSGLLFDGQHTDSLLDSLVDPPSLTGLCPPMQVTRAGGHSSLSKMRLFVCRHGERMDVVFGKHWVTQCFDAKGRYIRSNLNMPSSLPARSGGHRDYDKDCPITVFGSTQARLVGEALLESHTTIDFVYCSPSLRCVQTAQHILQGLQQEGKMKIRVEPGLFEWTKWVSGTSLPTWIPPTELAAANLSVDTTYRPHIAINKLVVSESYDTYISRSFQVTREILSECKNMGNKVLIVAHASSLEACTRQIQGLSPQNSKDFVQVVRKIPYLGFCACEEMGETGVWQLVDPPILPLTHGPNHSFNWREMLMQD, encoded by the exons ATGGCTGCTAAAGAGGAACTATACGCCAAAGTGACCCCGCGGAGACAGCGCCAGAACCGGGCCGGCACCGTCAAACATGGGTCTACACTGGACGTGCTGTTGTCCATGGGCTTTCCCAAGACCAGGGC CTTGAAAGCTTTGGTTTCGACAGGAGGGAAAAACGTCCAGGCAGCTTGTGACTG GCTCTTTTCCCATGTGGATGACCCCTTCCTGGATGACCCTCTGCCCAGAGAGTATGTGTTGTATCTGCGACCCAGTGGGCCACTGCTGCAGCAGCTCTCTCACTTCTGGCAGCAGTCTCGCCTCTCATGTGGCAAAAACAAGGCACACAACATCTTCCCCCACATCACCCTCTGCCAGTTCTTCATG TGTGCTGATGGGAAGGTGGAGGCTCTGTCTGATGCCCTCCAGTCCACCGTGACTAAGTGGAAAGGTCGCATCCCCATGCCCCTCCCCTTGGAGCTGTACACCTCCTCCACCTTTATCGGCCTCTTCGTGGAGGAACAGGTGGCAGAGGTGCTGAAGAGTTTTGCGGCAGATTTTGCCAGTGAAGCAGAAATGAAAGCAG ATGTCCATGTTGAGCCCCATAAGAAGCAACTGCACGTCACCTTGGCATACCACTTCCAAGGCAGTCATCTTCCAGTCTTGGAGAAGTTGGCAAAGAATGTGGATGTGTCATCAGGCTGTGACTGGCTGGTCGTGCTCTTCTCTAGGGATATTCGCTTTGCTAATCATGAG ACACTGCAAGTCATGTACCCCTATGTGCCTCAAAATGATGATGAGCTTGAGCTGGTGCCTGGAGACTTCATCTTCATGTCTCCAATGGAGCAAAGCAGCGCCAGTGAGGGCTGGGTTTATGGCACTTCACTGGGCACGGGGCTGTCCGGTCTGCTGCCTGAAAACTATGTCAGTCGTGCTGATGAGTCAGACACTTGGGTTGTCCACGG GTCTCATTCTATTCTCAACTATACCGCTCCGTCTAACTCTGGCAGCACACTCAGTGGATTACTCTTTGATGGGCAGCACACGGACAGTCTGCTTGACAGTCTGGTGGATCCTCCCAGCCTCACTGGCCTCTGTCCTCCCATGCAG GTGACGCGGGCAGGTGGTCATTCGTCTCTGTCCAAGATGAGACTGTTTGTGTGTCGACATGGGGAGAGGATGGATGTCGTTTTTGGGAAACACTGGGTGACTCAGTGTTTTGATGCCAAAG gccgaTACATACGCTCAAATCTCAACATGCCATCCAGCCTGCCAGCTAGAAGCGGAGGTCATCGGGACTATGACAAAGATTGTCCAATTACTGTGTTTGGCTCCACTCAGGCCCGTCTTGTAG GTGAAGCACTGTTGGAAAGCCACACAACAATAGACTTTGTTTATTGCTCTCCTTCACTTCGCTGCGTCCAGACAGCTCAGCACATTCTGCAGG GTCTCCAACAGGAGGGAAAGATGAAAATTCGTGTGGAACCTGGACTTTTTGAGTGGACCAAGTGGGTTTCGGGCACAAGTTTACCCACCTGGATCCCTCCAACAGAGCTGGCTGCTGCTAACCTGAGTGTGGATACAACCTACAG ACCTCATATTGCTATTAACAAGCTGGTGGTGTCTGAGTCCTATGACACCTACATCAGTCGGAGCTTCCAAGTGACACGAGAAATCCTGTCAGAGTGCAAAAACATGG GAAACAAGGTCTTGATTGTGGCCCATGCTTCTTCCTTGGAGGCTTGTACTCGCCAGATACAAGGACTCAGCCCACAAAACTCCAAGGACTTTGTCCAAGTTGTGCGGAAG ATTCCCTACTTGGGATTTTGTGCTTGCGAAGAAATGGGCGAGACAGGTGTGTGGCAGCTGGTTGACCCGCCCATCCTGCCTCTGACACATGGACCCAATCACAGCTTCAACTGGAGGGAAATGCTCATGCAAGACTAA